The nucleotide window CTAACACAATTAACCCTAGGTCTAGATAGAGATTCAGAACTAGTTAGCAGTATTTATGATGAAAGGAACATGGCTGTAAAAAAATTAATTGCTTTGGTAATATCTAAAGCAAAAAAGAATAATAAAAAGATAGGAATTTGCGGCCAGGCACCCTCTGATTTCCCTGAATTTGCTCAATTTCTAGTTCATTGTGGTATTGATTCTATAAGTCTAAACCCAGACACAGTTGTCAAAACAACATTAGCAATATTAAAAGAAGAAAAGAGAATTAATTCTTAATTAAAACTTCTTTAAAAAAACCATCAACACTTTTTTTCATATCATCAATTTCTTTTTGTTTGTATGAAGTTATATTCTTAAATCTATTTTCTATCATATCTCTATTTGATCTAAAATTCTGTAAAATATATTTTTTAGAACCCTTTAGCAATTTTCCTATCTTCAAAATATTCTCTTTTGTTATCAACCCAGGAACAACAGTAGTTCTAAACTCATAGTCAATCTCGGATTTTTGGATTAGTTTGATTGATTTTTTTATTTGATTAATATCAACATTAACACCAACAACATTTTCATAATCCTCTAAACTTGTCTTAACATCCATTGCAATATAATCTAATAATTTATTATCAATCAATCTCTTAATCATAGCAGGATTATAACCATCTGTATCTAGTTTAACTAAAAATTCTTTTTCTTTGATTTGAGAAATAAAAGAAGGCAAATCTGTATAAAGAGTAGGCTCCCCACCAGTTATACAAACACCATCAAGCCATTTTTTTCTTTTTTCTAGAAAAGATAATACTTCATCTTCTTTTATTGTTTTAAGATCTTTAGAATGAAGAACTAAATCTGGATTATGGCAAAATCCACATCTAAAATTGCACCCGCCTACAAAAATTGTAGCAACACCATAAGGCTCAAAATCTATCAAAGACATTTTTTGAAGCCCTTTTATGAGGACCATCTTAGACCAAACTCTTGTTTTCAATTACCCTTTTTATTTCGTCAATAGAGCGTGCTTCACTCTTAAACTCTTCGCCTTCAAAAAAAAGAACAGTAGGCACAGAATTTATATTAAATTTTTGTGCTTGTTCTAATCCTTCAGGTTGTGAAGCATCAATCTCTTCTCCTTCCATGTCAACGTTTTTCATAAATTCCTTTACAGTTGGGCAGTTTGGGCACATTGGTGTAAAAAACAATTTATATTTCATCTTAATCTGGATTTTTAATCTTTAAAACAGGTTCAATTTTACTCTTAAAATCTGAATCAAGGCTTTTTTGTTCACAATACTCTTCTCTAAATTTGAATTCTTCTGCTTTGCCTCTGTTCCATTGTTTTATTGGTCTGAAATAACCAACAATCCTGCTATAAACCTCATTTTCGCCTCCACACTCTTTACACTCGTAAACCTCTCCTTTAGTATAACCATGTTTAGAGCATATCGAAAAGGTAGGTGTTATTGTAAAGTAAGGTAGTTTTGTATTATATGCAATTTTTTTGACTAATCTTTTGCATGATTCTCCACTGTTCATCTTTTCTCCTAAAAATGTATGGAAAATTGTACCTCCAGTGTATAGTGACTGTATTTTGTCTTGATGTTCTACTGCTTCAATTGCATCATCTGTATGATCAACAGATAATTGTGTTGAATTAGTCAAGAAAGGTTCATCCTTTCCAGAAGTTATAATCTTATCACCATATAGTTCTTTGTCGAGCCTTGCAAATCTATAAGCTGTACTTTCAGCAGGTGTTGCTTCTAAATTATACAAATTTTTTGTTTCGTTCTGGAATTCTTTTAATTTACCCCTCATAAAGTTCATTACTTCAATTGTAAAGTTTACTCCTTCTTCACTTTCAATACCTTTACCTACGAAGTTTAAACAACATTCATGCATTCCACATATACCAATCGTGCTAAAATGATTGTCAAATGTTCCAAGGTATCTTTTTGTGAAAGGCATTAAACCATTTTCTAAGTTTTTATCAACAACCTTTCTTTTTGTTTCTAAGCTGATCTTTCCTAATTCCATATAATGACTTAATTTGTCAAAGAACTCTTCTTTGGTTTTGTTCTCATAACCAAGTCTGTTCATATTTATTGTTACAACGCCAATTGAACCTGTTGAATCTCCTGGACCCCACATTCCTCCTGGCCTATTCATTAGCTCATTTTGATCCAGATTTAATCTGCAGCACATTGCTCTTATAGACTTAGGATCTAGGTTGCTTCCAATATAGTTTTGGAAATATGGTGTACCATACTTTGCAGTTAAATCAAACAATAAATTTGATGTTTGATCATTCCAATCAAAATCTTTTGTTAGATTATATGTTGGTATTGGGAATGTAAATATTCTGCCGTTTGCATCTCCCTCTAACATTACCTCAATAAATGCCTTATTGATCATATCCATCTCTTTTTGACAGTCTCCATAAGTAAAGTCCTGTTCAACTCCTCCAACAATAGCTTTATCATTTTTCAGATCTTCAGGAGCCTTCCAATCAAAGGTTAGGTTTGAAAAAGGATATTGAGATCCCCATCTAGATGGTATATTCAAACTAAATACTAATTGTTGTATAGCTTGCTTTACCTGTTTATAGGTTAAATTATCAGTCTTAATAAAAGGAGCTAATAGAGTGTCAACAGATGAAAAAGCCTGAGCACCTGCAAACTCCATTTGTAGACATCCAATAAAATTAACCATTTGATGTACAACAGTACTCATGTGCTTTGCTGGTTTACAATCAACTTTATTTGCTACTCCTCCAAAACCTTTTAATAACAAGTTCTTTAAAGACCAACCAGCACAATAACCAATTACACCATGGCTTAAATCATGGATATGCATATCTCCTTTTTTATGTGCTTCTGATACCTGAAGAGAATATAATTCATTCAGATTATAATTTTTCATAACCTCTCCTGCAGTATACAATAATAATCCTGAAAAAGAATAAGATTCATTACTATTCTCTTTTGTATCCCACTTATTCTGATCAAGATATGTACTAATTACTTTTTGAACATTAACAAAAGTAGTTTTACCATCTCTTAGTTTTTTATGTTGATCTCTGTAAAGAATATATGATTTTGCTGTTTTTGAATGTCCTTCCTCAACCAGAACCTTCTCAACAATATCCTGAACTTCTTCTACACTAGGGATATCTTCATTGAATTTTTGTTTGACAGTTT belongs to Candidatus Woesearchaeota archaeon B3_Woes and includes:
- a CDS encoding anaerobic ribonucleoside-triphosphate reductase activating protein: MVLIKGLQKMSLIDFEPYGVATIFVGGCNFRCGFCHNPDLVLHSKDLKTIKEDEVLSFLEKRKKWLDGVCITGGEPTLYTDLPSFISQIKEKEFLVKLDTDGYNPAMIKRLIDNKLLDYIAMDVKTSLEDYENVVGVNVDINQIKKSIKLIQKSEIDYEFRTTVVPGLITKENILKIGKLLKGSKKYILQNFRSNRDMIENRFKNITSYKQKEIDDMKKSVDGFFKEVLIKN
- a CDS encoding ribonucleoside triphosphate reductase (Catalyzes the reduction of nucleoside 5'-triphosphates to 2'-deoxynucleoside 5'-triphosphates), whose protein sequence is MKCPKCSSEKLKVIDKRSSEDSLKNRRRRECNDCGNRFTTYEQIVEDHLIAKIRKRNGKVVDFSTDKITNAIFQAAKSVGGSDKDESKKLSKKVIETVKQKFNEDIPSVEEVQDIVEKVLVEEGHSKTAKSYILYRDQHKKLRDGKTTFVNVQKVISTYLDQNKWDTKENSNESYSFSGLLLYTAGEVMKNYNLNELYSLQVSEAHKKGDMHIHDLSHGVIGYCAGWSLKNLLLKGFGGVANKVDCKPAKHMSTVVHQMVNFIGCLQMEFAGAQAFSSVDTLLAPFIKTDNLTYKQVKQAIQQLVFSLNIPSRWGSQYPFSNLTFDWKAPEDLKNDKAIVGGVEQDFTYGDCQKEMDMINKAFIEVMLEGDANGRIFTFPIPTYNLTKDFDWNDQTSNLLFDLTAKYGTPYFQNYIGSNLDPKSIRAMCCRLNLDQNELMNRPGGMWGPGDSTGSIGVVTINMNRLGYENKTKEEFFDKLSHYMELGKISLETKRKVVDKNLENGLMPFTKRYLGTFDNHFSTIGICGMHECCLNFVGKGIESEEGVNFTIEVMNFMRGKLKEFQNETKNLYNLEATPAESTAYRFARLDKELYGDKIITSGKDEPFLTNSTQLSVDHTDDAIEAVEHQDKIQSLYTGGTIFHTFLGEKMNSGESCKRLVKKIAYNTKLPYFTITPTFSICSKHGYTKGEVYECKECGGENEVYSRIVGYFRPIKQWNRGKAEEFKFREEYCEQKSLDSDFKSKIEPVLKIKNPD